From the Phycisphaeraceae bacterium genome, one window contains:
- a CDS encoding inorganic diphosphatase, with protein sequence MELLPNRYMMVPPGSNPPDKINAIVEIPKGRRSKFEIDKQTGIIKLDRYLYSSAHYPGDYGIIPQTHAEDGDPLDILVMVNEPTFSGCLIEARPLGLFKMTDKGDNDYKVLAVPDTDPIFAEYNGLWRVPPHFLREVEHFFATYKQLEGGEVRTLGWEGEDKARAEIMACIERYDALKAEEESAEVEAG encoded by the coding sequence ATGGAGTTGCTGCCGAACCGTTACATGATGGTCCCGCCGGGGTCGAACCCGCCTGACAAGATCAACGCGATCGTCGAGATCCCCAAGGGGAGGCGGTCGAAGTTCGAGATTGATAAGCAGACAGGGATCATCAAGCTGGACCGATATCTGTATTCGTCGGCGCACTACCCGGGCGACTACGGGATCATCCCGCAGACCCATGCGGAGGATGGTGACCCGCTGGACATTCTGGTGATGGTGAACGAGCCGACGTTTTCGGGTTGTTTGATCGAGGCTCGGCCGTTGGGGTTGTTCAAGATGACCGACAAGGGGGACAACGACTATAAGGTCCTCGCGGTGCCGGATACCGACCCGATCTTTGCCGAGTACAACGGGCTGTGGCGGGTTCCGCCTCACTTCCTCCGGGAGGTCGAGCACTTCTTCGCGACCTACAAGCAGCTCGAGGGCGGGGAGGTCCGGACGCTGGGGTGGGAGGGCGAGGACAAGGCCCGGGCGGAGATCATGGCTTGTATCGAGCGGTACGACGCTTTGAAGGCTGAGGAAGAATCGGCGGAAGTAGAGGCGGGGTAA